A single genomic interval of uncultured Desulfobulbus sp. harbors:
- a CDS encoding M20/M25/M40 family metallo-hydrolase: MDVNRERLAANFTELCEIDSPSRQERRMLERLRALFSELGAAEIIEDDSAPQTGSDCGNLIVRFNGSLDLAPIFFSCHMDTVQPAVGVKVKRIGDLFTSAGETILGSDDKSGLAACVEALRLVREGNIPVRPLELVITTCEEIGLIGAKALDPALVRAREGYALDSTGFAKVVTHAPALNRITITIQGVAAHAGLHPEWGVNALVLAGQALAKVPTGRIDEETTANFGTIQGGAASNIVPEKVVIEAEVRSHSMEKLAQVTEEIEGIFKAAVAQWSDPTGSAKGTPGVEIEVRQDFTAMQLNQEDPVLRRIAAAARSIGMELTYEKAGGGSDANIFNDHGLATAIVATGMTNVHSTNEQVELQDMVGLTQLLLALLTEESC, translated from the coding sequence ATGGACGTCAATAGAGAGAGACTGGCAGCAAACTTTACCGAGCTTTGTGAGATCGACAGCCCCTCGAGGCAAGAGCGGCGGATGTTGGAGCGTCTGCGAGCCCTTTTCAGCGAGCTGGGAGCGGCGGAGATTATCGAAGACGACTCTGCACCACAAACCGGATCCGATTGCGGCAATCTGATTGTCCGTTTTAACGGCAGCCTGGATCTCGCCCCGATCTTTTTCAGCTGCCACATGGATACGGTGCAGCCGGCAGTGGGGGTCAAGGTCAAGCGGATCGGAGACCTGTTTACCAGCGCCGGTGAAACCATTCTCGGCAGCGACGACAAATCCGGTCTTGCCGCCTGTGTCGAGGCCCTGCGTCTGGTGCGGGAGGGCAACATTCCCGTTCGGCCGCTTGAGTTGGTGATCACCACCTGCGAAGAGATCGGCCTGATCGGGGCCAAGGCCCTGGATCCTGCCCTGGTCAGGGCCAGAGAGGGGTATGCCCTTGATTCTACAGGATTTGCCAAGGTGGTGACCCACGCGCCCGCACTCAACCGGATCACCATCACCATTCAGGGTGTGGCTGCCCATGCGGGCCTCCATCCGGAGTGGGGTGTCAACGCACTGGTGCTTGCCGGTCAGGCCCTGGCCAAGGTACCCACCGGCAGGATTGATGAGGAGACCACGGCCAACTTCGGGACTATCCAGGGCGGTGCGGCCTCCAACATCGTTCCGGAAAAGGTGGTGATCGAGGCCGAGGTGCGCAGCCATTCCATGGAAAAGCTTGCCCAGGTGACCGAAGAGATTGAGGGGATATTCAAGGCGGCGGTGGCCCAGTGGTCGGATCCCACCGGCTCGGCCAAAGGAACGCCCGGGGTGGAGATCGAGGTGCGTCAGGATTTCACCGCCATGCAGCTCAACCAGGAAGACCCGGTCCTGCGGCGTATAGCGGCTGCCGCCCGCTCCATCGGTATGGAGCTGACCTACGAGAAGGCCGGAGGCGGCAGCGATGCCAACATCTTCAACGACCATGGTCTGGCAACGGCCATTGTGGCCACCGGCATGACCAATGTCCATTCCACCAATGAGCAGGTGGAGCTCCAGGACATGGTCGGCCTGACCCAGCTGTTGCTCGCCCTGCTCACGGAAGAGTCCTGCTAG
- the selD gene encoding selenide, water dikinase SelD encodes MANTPIKLTSTVKAAGUAAKLGPGDLGRILCGLELPQDPDLLVGSQTCDDAGVYRLNDTTALIQTVDFFTPIVDDPFDFGRIAAANALSDVYAMGGVPKLCMNILACPAKTMDQSVFRQVIEGGLAKIREAGALLVGGHSIEDPELKYGLSVTGFVHPDQVLQNGGALPGDVLLLTKPLGSGILSTAIKGGLTDATGERQLVELLATLNRLPMELLNRDPDLRAGVHGCTDITGFGLFGHLHEMAEAAKASILVHAEQIPLFLNARDLADMGIIPEGAYRNRTYYSQWVRSSLPEMDSLELIGYDPQTSGGLLLALRPDTARQLLTLLGPAGYQPECRIIGEVRSGDPGIIFFS; translated from the coding sequence ATGGCGAACACACCGATCAAACTCACCAGCACCGTCAAGGCCGCAGGCTGAGCTGCCAAATTGGGCCCAGGGGACCTGGGCCGAATACTGTGCGGACTCGAACTGCCGCAGGATCCCGACCTTCTCGTGGGCAGCCAAACCTGCGACGACGCAGGGGTGTACCGTCTCAACGACACCACGGCCCTGATCCAGACGGTGGATTTCTTCACCCCCATCGTCGACGATCCTTTTGACTTCGGCCGGATCGCTGCGGCCAATGCCCTCTCAGACGTCTACGCCATGGGCGGGGTGCCGAAGCTGTGCATGAACATCCTCGCCTGCCCCGCAAAGACCATGGATCAGAGCGTCTTCCGCCAGGTGATCGAAGGCGGTCTGGCAAAAATACGCGAGGCCGGGGCACTGCTCGTCGGTGGTCATTCCATCGAGGATCCGGAGCTCAAATACGGCCTGTCGGTCACCGGATTTGTCCATCCCGATCAGGTGCTGCAAAACGGCGGTGCCCTGCCCGGCGACGTGCTCCTGTTGACCAAGCCGCTCGGCAGCGGTATCCTGTCCACCGCGATCAAGGGCGGCCTGACCGATGCCACGGGCGAGCGGCAACTGGTGGAACTGCTCGCCACCCTCAACCGGTTGCCCATGGAACTGCTCAACCGCGATCCCGATCTGCGCGCCGGCGTCCACGGCTGCACCGACATCACCGGGTTCGGCCTCTTTGGTCATCTGCACGAGATGGCCGAGGCCGCAAAGGCCTCGATCCTGGTACATGCCGAGCAGATACCGCTTTTTCTCAATGCCCGCGACCTCGCCGACATGGGCATCATCCCCGAGGGGGCCTACCGCAATCGCACCTATTACAGCCAGTGGGTCCGCTCGTCCCTGCCTGAGATGGATTCCCTGGAATTGATCGGCTATGACCCGCAGACCTCCGGTGGGCTCTTGTTGGCGCTGAGGCCCGATACCGCCCGGCAACTGCTCACCCTACTCGGCCCGGCCGGCTACCAGCCAGAATGCCGCATCATCGGCGAGGTCCGCTCCGGCGATCCCGGCATCATCTTCTTTTCCTGA